A genomic region of Sulfobacillus acidophilus DSM 10332 contains the following coding sequences:
- a CDS encoding Cytosine deaminase (PFAM: Amidohydrolase family~COGs: COG0402 Cytosine deaminase and related metal-dependent hydrolase~InterPro IPR013108~KEGG: tmr:Tmar_1477 amidohydrolase~PFAM: Amidohydrolase 3~PRIAM: Cytosine deaminase~SPTR: Cytosine deaminase) — MGQKSTLIQNARLPNHSEPVDILLSDARIQAIGRGLTADTSIDAAGGLVLPALVDPHIHLDAVLTEGEPEPNRSGTLIEGIERWSQRKERLSVEDVLSRAEEAVWWHVGHGVLKIRSHVDVSDPSLTALKALIQLREKLKPWVTLELVAFPQDSIFGFPHGPELMEEALVMGADVVGGIPHYEWTREDGIRDVELAFHLAQKYHKAIDIHCDETDDDQSRFLETMAKLTWEHHLGSRVTASHTTALGSYNDAYAFKLIRYIAKAGMNIVANPLDNIVLQGRFDTYPKRRGMTRVKELIQAGVTVAAGHDSIMDPWYPLGEGNQLFVASMLAHIGQLTGSTELPWAIDSITQAGARVMGLADYGVHAGAWADVIVLPVPSPADAIRLMPRPRWVISRGRIIAETIPQETRVWLTDEPRTVTYLRP; from the coding sequence ATGGGCCAAAAATCCACGCTGATTCAAAATGCTCGACTGCCTAACCATTCGGAACCGGTCGATATTCTCCTATCCGACGCCCGAATCCAAGCCATCGGACGCGGATTAACTGCCGATACTTCCATTGACGCGGCCGGCGGGTTGGTACTCCCCGCCTTGGTCGACCCCCATATTCACCTGGATGCGGTATTGACCGAAGGAGAACCCGAGCCGAATCGCAGCGGCACCCTCATCGAAGGGATTGAACGCTGGAGCCAGCGCAAAGAACGGTTATCGGTCGAGGATGTTTTAAGCCGGGCCGAAGAAGCCGTATGGTGGCACGTCGGGCATGGGGTCCTAAAAATCCGCTCGCACGTAGATGTCTCGGATCCTTCGTTGACGGCGCTAAAAGCTTTGATTCAGCTACGAGAGAAGCTGAAGCCGTGGGTGACCCTGGAACTGGTGGCGTTTCCGCAAGACAGTATTTTTGGGTTTCCGCACGGTCCCGAGTTAATGGAAGAAGCCTTGGTCATGGGGGCCGATGTGGTCGGCGGCATTCCTCACTATGAATGGACACGGGAAGACGGTATCCGAGACGTCGAACTCGCTTTTCACTTGGCGCAAAAATACCATAAAGCGATTGACATTCACTGCGACGAAACCGACGACGATCAATCGCGGTTTCTCGAAACGATGGCCAAACTGACATGGGAACATCATCTAGGGAGCCGGGTAACGGCCAGTCATACCACCGCTCTCGGATCCTACAATGATGCCTATGCTTTTAAGCTCATACGCTATATCGCCAAAGCCGGTATGAATATCGTAGCCAACCCGCTCGACAATATCGTATTACAGGGGCGCTTCGATACGTATCCGAAACGGCGGGGCATGACGCGCGTCAAAGAATTGATCCAAGCCGGGGTGACGGTTGCCGCCGGGCATGATTCGATTATGGATCCGTGGTATCCCTTAGGGGAAGGAAATCAGTTGTTTGTTGCGTCCATGCTCGCCCATATCGGTCAATTGACCGGCAGCACGGAGTTGCCGTGGGCCATCGACAGCATCACGCAAGCCGGCGCTCGTGTGATGGGATTAGCGGACTATGGGGTTCATGCCGGGGCGTGGGCGGATGTGATAGTGCTGCCGGTTCCCTCGCCCGCCGACGCAATTCGACTGATGCCCCGTCCCCGTTGGGTCATTAGTCGGGGCCGGATTATCGCCGAAACGATTCCGCAAGAGACCCGCGTATGGTTAACCGACGAACCTCGCACGGTTACCTATCTACGGCCTTAA
- a CDS encoding isochorismatase hydrolase (PFAM: Isochorismatase family~COGs: COG1335 Amidase related to nicotinamidase~InterPro IPR000868~KEGG: npu:Npun_F2433 isochorismatase hydrolase~PFAM: Isochorismatase-like~SPTR: Isochorismatase family protein) encodes MWRLGNRRRYWELSSDLANLATDNMESWPVAFSAEPKHLIVDLNRSALVIIDMQNDFCADRGWLAQVGGDVTKTRAPVPYINRTLPVLREQGVPVIWVNWGNRADLANISPAVRHVYKAEATGTGLGDVLPGTSSRVLEKGSWGASLVEGLIVADGDIWVDKYRMSGFWDTPLDSILRNLGVTTIFFAGVNLDQCVMATLQDASFLGYNCVLMKDLCATSSPDFCTEATLYNVKQCYGFVAESESLISGIKESQDKRGMSRVFMD; translated from the coding sequence ATGTGGCGTTTAGGTAATCGTCGGCGTTATTGGGAGCTCTCCTCCGACCTGGCTAATTTGGCGACCGACAATATGGAGTCGTGGCCGGTCGCCTTTTCGGCGGAGCCGAAGCATCTCATTGTGGATTTAAATCGGAGCGCGCTCGTCATTATCGATATGCAAAACGATTTCTGTGCCGACCGCGGCTGGTTGGCGCAGGTGGGCGGCGACGTGACGAAGACCCGTGCACCGGTACCTTATATAAACCGCACGCTGCCCGTATTGCGGGAACAGGGAGTGCCGGTGATTTGGGTGAACTGGGGGAACCGTGCCGATCTGGCTAATATTAGCCCTGCCGTGCGCCATGTCTATAAGGCGGAGGCAACCGGCACGGGGTTAGGCGACGTTCTACCGGGAACATCTTCCCGGGTTTTAGAAAAGGGATCTTGGGGGGCGTCCTTGGTTGAGGGGCTGATAGTGGCAGACGGAGACATTTGGGTAGATAAATACCGGATGAGCGGCTTTTGGGATACGCCATTGGACAGCATATTGCGAAACTTGGGGGTGACTACGATATTTTTTGCCGGGGTTAATCTCGATCAATGCGTGATGGCAACCCTACAAGATGCCAGTTTTCTGGGATATAACTGCGTATTAATGAAGGATCTCTGCGCGACCTCGTCGCCGGATTTTTGTACGGAAGCCACATTATATAACGTCAAACAATGCTACGGATTTGTCGCCGAATCCGAATCCCTAATTTCGGGGATCAAAGAAAGTCAAGACAAAAGGGGAATGTCGCGTGTTTTCATGGACTAA
- a CDS encoding Cupin 2 conserved barrel domain protein (PFAM: Cupin domain~InterPro IPR013096~KEGG: mar:MAE_06770 cupin domain-containing protein~PFAM: Cupin 2, conserved barrel~SPTR: Similar to tr|Q4C4N4|Q4C4N4_CROWT TonB box) gives MFSWTKTLDQYETFRISPGDSNKFVLLVDGVRLGRELEEPAASFMMAIEIFDPGGRTPINVHEVAFEHFFVLAGEGRAFLDDFAVALVPGAHLVVPPKTVHYIVNQGVGRLYLLTSMIPDEGFSTLIRAGIPDALDAEDEAVIRHAVKAVDR, from the coding sequence GTGTTTTCATGGACTAAAACACTGGACCAGTATGAAACCTTTCGGATTTCGCCCGGGGACAGCAATAAATTTGTGCTGTTGGTGGACGGGGTGCGGCTGGGCAGGGAGCTCGAGGAGCCGGCGGCTTCTTTTATGATGGCTATTGAAATTTTCGACCCTGGCGGCCGTACTCCCATCAATGTTCATGAGGTGGCTTTTGAACACTTTTTTGTCCTGGCCGGGGAGGGCCGGGCCTTTCTGGACGATTTCGCCGTTGCCTTGGTTCCGGGGGCCCATTTGGTGGTGCCCCCGAAAACCGTGCACTATATTGTCAATCAGGGAGTAGGTCGCCTCTATCTTTTGACCTCGATGATCCCCGACGAAGGGTTTTCCACATTAATCCGTGCGGGCATTCCGGATGCGTTAGACGCCGAGGATGAGGCGGTCATTCGGCATGCGGTTAAGGCCGTAGATAGGTAA